The Vitis vinifera cultivar Pinot Noir 40024 chromosome 1, ASM3070453v1 DNA segment CTCTGCTGTTTGAGGCACATCGTCACCAAATAATCCAATCACAATCCGTCCAACAACCTTCCCAACTGGGTTTCCAATGCTTATATCAAAATATACCTTTTGTGTTACTTTTGATTGTAATGGTGCTTcctgaaattaaattaaaaatcgGTATAAATCTCATACTTTGGCTTTTCAAACTTTTGATTGTAATGGTGCTTcctgaaattaaattaaaaatcgGTATAAATCTCACACTTTGGCTTTTCAAACTTCCGAAGTTCACTGTCAAACACGCAACTACACAAGTTTCAGGCAAACCAAATTTGAGGAATCTACATTTTAGAAAGCAAATTAAATATCTGATAACAAGCTCACTGGATAACACTAAACCCAAAAGCATTGCTATTCAGATTAGGTTATTATTTTATCACAATTcggaataaaaatattgaagttcTGGATCATATATTTTGCATTACTCGCGACCAATAAACCAAACCGAAAAACGAATTTAAGTAAACCTAATGCAACAATTTGGTCTAGGCGACTACAGGTTCTAAGTCTTTGTAAATCAAAACAACTAAAGATTTAGGGCCCagaaatttatcttttttcttttcctctcttttctgAGCACCCAAACATACGGCAGACGACTTCATACAATAGCATAAAACCCTAACCTGCGCAGAGGCTCTAAGCGAACTAAGAAGACCAGTTCTTCTCCGAGAACAAGGATTCAACGAAGATGTGAGAGGCACCAGACGAAACGAGCCAGAGACGAAGCTCGACGACGACGAAGACGACACATTCGAAGGGAACGGAGATCTTGGAAGCTTCAGAGCGTTACAGGTGGGGCCGAGAGCCTTGATCTGCGCGACGCTCCGTGGACTCGAGAGCGAGCCGACGTTTGACTGCAAAGAAGAAAATGCAAAGGCAATGAAAAATAGgaacaattttcttttatttttttgatgaaCCAAACAGAGGAGTTAGGGTTTTGCCAGGGTAGTGAGTGAAGCCGCCATTGATGGAGATGTGAAAGGAGTGGAGATGGTGGACTGATACGAAAGTGTGGTCTGTGTTGTAGGAGAACGAGACCCATTATATTCAAATTACTCTTTTGACATCCGTTTTGTCTTAAATGACAAATTTGCCCACCTGATGTCGCATTGGAACATCCGTCAATCGTTGGTTTTAGCTGAACTACGACTTGGGGGCTCACCAACTCCAccataatgaaaatttatttttcaaaccatttttccttctaattttaatttttttattttttgttggattAAAACTTTTATTCCATAAAATTTGTATAATATGGAGAATGTATCTCACAAATTATAACTCCATTAAAAATTACAATTAGATTggtcatatttttattgaatctgaataaattataaaattacctttatattttttacccAACTCACAAACCTACTtttaaggctttttttttttaagtaatataaattataaactatacctaaatgtttaataaatactttttattataattttattttttattttttttagaaaaagataaagaaatatTGAATaaccaattttatttaaaacttaacACATCAAGGGGTATATTCTCATAGGAAACAAATATGACAATTGGAAGGAGATAACTCAAATTCGAGACCTATGATCAAACCaaactctaataccatgttcagtaattaattttcttaaaaatttaaatttagaagaTTTAGCCTTTAGATGTGTATATCACGCTCTTTAACAAGAAACACATGCGAAAAGTacgaaaaaatttatataaagcTATATAATATACTTGAATATATCTAATTTATTCATACCCTTGTCATATGCTCTTTGTCAACCATCTATGATTGAGAAATTTAAGAAGATGACCTATTAGATGTTTGAATATGGTTTATGGTtaacaaatttcattatttatgcttaatattttagtaatttttatcatattatagTATCATATGCAACTACATTTatcttacatatatttttaaataatttttagaacaaagagtcaatttataattatattacatgttatgtaattttattttgatacatatatatatatatacatctctctatatatatatagatggaatataaatataagatgATAAATTTTTTGGTTGGTTTGGTATTGTTTGCATTGTGATAAGGAGTGCAGTCAAgcttgttattattgttattattattaaaaaaaaaaaaagttaggctCTCTTGATTGGCATCAAGCATAAAAGGGAAGGATCCTCCATTCAATTCAAGTATATTTGATGTTAATATGATAGTATGAATGGATGGTGTTATATTTCATTTGCCTTCGAATGATAACGATGATCTTCGTGTTTTTAATTTAACCTTTTTGCTCACAAACAATTTAACCCACAAGATAGGCATGTTAgctacaaaaaataataagtttttaaatatagaGATGGAGGATGAttcgaaaatagttataaattattataataaaaaaaatagtattccTAGTTCTACTATGTTATTAATAGAAGATGTTTGGAAGTTATTTCATTTATAAGAaacaaatagaataaaattatttaacaaataaaggtatttttaatttgtaattaatcATTTGGTAGTCAAATTTTATCTTAGGATGTTaaaagtttagttttgaaaattattgtgaCTCATATTTCAATCATATTTGTAggtattttatttcataatattccttcaattttacaataattgtaaatgattttattataagaaaGCTGTAGACATTATactttataacaaaataaaaataattaaataaaaagttgaaaTATAATGGCTAAGTTATTCTTTCAATTTTACAATAATGTTTGTTATACTTTGAAAATCAATCAAGTTGATTGGATGACAAACCaattaataatttaacattACAACAAAATCTAAGGCTCCCttggaaaatttaaagaaaCGTGGAgagaataagataaaataaaataagtaaaaaataattaaaatacattAAATCTTAATATTGTTtcttacaagtttttttttttaaatttacttttaacatgaaaataaatttttattttatttttaaaatgactacatttttaaataatataattcttttgaattttctctcCTATTTTCTACTAACCAAACAAGAAATTTTAaacttctttattatttttttcttttttcttcgaGTACTTTTCATGGTTCAAAATTATATACCATGCATAAAAATGTGTTCAAAAAgcaagggatttttttttttaagtggtaaatataattttttatttacaaatttgtTCAGAAGCCCTTGGTTTATTACAAAACTATTCCCATCTCCAATGGCAGTGAGGCTGAAGCCATTGCTGCCACTCTCTGTCGTCCCTCACAATTCAAACCCCTCAAACctctttttcccattttcaaaGAAATCCCATTTCCAAGCCTCTGCAGCAAAAATGGCTGCAAATGAAGTTCAGAGCAAAGCCTCTTCCAATGCCAAAATAATTGATTCTCATCTTCATGTATGGGCATCTGCTGAAGAGGTAAAACCCCACACCCAGTACTGCATAAACCACCTTTAAATTCTCAGATTCCCCAATTCAaactataatttttctttttctttgactttttgtttttttttgttccaaagGCAGCAGATAAATACCCTTATTTTCCAGGCCAAGAACCCACTTTACCTGGACATCTCCAGTTCTTGCTCCAGGTATGACTCAGCCTCACTCCTATGAAAATTTGGTGGGTTGTTGAATTTCATGGAGGTAGCTTTATTACAAATCTGGGTTATCATCATTGTTTATCaagatattatataattttgcaGTTGGTAATTGTTGCATTTCATTTTTGTATTATACTTGGATGTTAGGAACAGCTATTCAATACATCTGTTTGTAATGGGGCAGTAAGCCTctgaaagagaaaagaaaggctatgtttttccttttgctttacTTTGCATTTGCTAAATTCCATTTTGACCTTAAGGGTTTGGTTCTAAACACAATGTAAGGGCATGTTTTGAATGCTGGAATAGAGAATTGGAAAGGGAAATCCTTTTCATTTCCCATTCATCACTGTGTTTGGATTGTTTTtgagaaaaagaataagaataagaataaaaaatccatTCTCATGGAAACCAAATCCCAACTCTATCATGGTATCGAGATTTACCTCCTTTCTTATCCCATTTCCATTCCTGTTTCAGGGTGCCAAATGCATCCTAAAGgatggaaaaaaattgtgattttgCACATGATGACGGATCTCTAACATTTCTATCAAATATAGCCACGTTGTGTCCTGCAGATAACAGTTGACAatatgttgttgttgttgttgttgtttttcttgtttcatttttttccttttcagtgTATGGAAGAAGCACATGTAGATGGTGCGCTAATTGTGCAACCTATCAATCATAAATTTGATCATTCTTTAGTGACAAGGTTGGTTTAAGTATAATTTATTCGCATATCGGTAGCAGAATatctaatttcaatattttcactTGTAAGAATTTGGTATGTTATGAAGTCACAAAGCCACATATAATTTATGGTACCATGGATAAAGTATATGAGAGTTTTAAATGATGCATTACTGTACAATATATAGTTTACAATACCTGGAAATTGGAGTGAACAATCAGTTTGCTTATTCGGGTGATAGGGCCCAATAATATGTTTTTCCTAAAGGCTTCTTTCGTTCATTCTAGACTCAAGTTCCAGAAACTGAGAACAAAGTTCCATCCTTATGACAGGCATGGAGTTAGCATGTTGTGTTGCTCTCATTTCCCAGTCATGATCCATCCAAAAAATGGCCTTTTGATCAAATTAGACAGACAATGAGTTGGAGGGTCACGGATGGGAGCATCATCTATTCTACCGGAGACATGTCATagttaatttgttatttgaCTGTTTCCATTTTCACGGTCTCCACTGTGTAATTTTATAAGGAATTGCCtgatgaaaatttttttattggacaGTGTCTTAAAGAAACACCCTTCCAAGTTTGTCGGTTGTTGCCTTGCAAATCCAGCAGAAGATGGAAGCGGTGTTAAGCAGCTTGAACATCTTGTTTTGAAGGTCTTTGGAGAATATAATTCTATCATAATGAGTAGTTTCACTCAGAGGAATCATTCTGACGTAGAATCTTTTCTCATGCTAGGATGGTTATCGTGCAGTTCGCTTCAATCCATATTTATGGCCATCTGGTCAGCAGGTATCTAATTTTTTGCATGACCTgggcttaatttttttattctctgttttgttttgttggatGATATTTTTCAATGGCTATATCTAAGCCTCTTTTAACTAGCTAGCTCATTTCTATCAATGAAGAGGCTGcagacattttcttttatcaccACTCCAGTCGTGAGGATGATAGACGGTGATCACTCACCTTTTGACACAAAACACCTAATCCCAGACACATAACTGACATAATTGTTAAAGCGCAACTAGGCCCAGGGTGCAACGACTTCCTAGCTATATGTCAAGACACACATGCTGTTAGAGAGGCATACCTcacctactttttttttataaaaaaaacacttctatttttgaaatttctaacttt contains these protein-coding regions:
- the LOC100255676 gene encoding uncharacterized protein LOC100255676; protein product: MAVRLKPLLPLSVVPHNSNPSNLFFPFSKKSHFQASAAKMAANEVQSKASSNAKIIDSHLHVWASAEEAADKYPYFPGQEPTLPGHLQFLLQCMEEAHVDGALIVQPINHKFDHSLVTSVLKKHPSKFVGCCLANPAEDGSGVKQLEHLVLKDGYRAVRFNPYLWPSGQQMTNEIGKAMFSKAGELGVPVAFMCMKGLNLHISEIEKLCKEFPSTVVLLDHLAFCKPPTNDEENQAFSNLLKLSRFPQVYVKFSALFRVSRLPPPYQDLAPLLSQVVSSFGANRVMWGSDFPFVVPECGYKGAKESVSLIANEIPLSSSELEWIMGRTVMELFQGQWLPS